A genome region from Strigops habroptila isolate Jane chromosome 12, bStrHab1.2.pri, whole genome shotgun sequence includes the following:
- the TXNDC15 gene encoding thioredoxin domain-containing protein 15 — MWRLLLALAWLGRALPAGAAEQSAGGQPRCPGGGPAQDGGEPVRYRTAEMADAMLGSGLPAPQQPVVLSVVPGEAKDGPAAAAATGVCDAAAGGEACGVGSGAAGSQPREQAVLETVPPAPAEEPNSTDSAKAPKVNCEERNTTGAERLTLQILNVSQDLMEFLNPNSSDCTLVLFYTPWCRFSASLAPHFNSLPRAFPTLRFLALDASQHSSLSTRFGTVAVPNILLFQGAKPMARFNHTDRTLETLKDFIFNQTGIEAKSDVVVTKEDWEGPLPSVLTKGIDWLLLFSLLFLASFVLYATVRTESIRWLIPGQEHEHQE; from the exons ATGTGGCGGCTGCTGCTGGCGCTGGCCTGGCTCGGCAGGGCCCTTCCCGCAG GGGCGGCGGAGCAGAGCGCGGGCGGGCAGCCGCGCTGCCCCGGGGGCGGCCCCGCGCAGGACGGCGGCGAGCCGGTGCGGTACCGGACCGCGGAGATGGCGGACGCGATGCTGGGCAGCGGGCTCCCCGCGCCGCAGCAGCCCGTGGTGCTCTCGGTGGTGCCCGGGGAGGCGAAGGACGGCCCGGCGGCCGCCGCGGCCACCGGGGTTTGCGATGCGGCGGCCGGAGGTGAGGCGTGCGGCGTGgggagcggcgcggcgggcAGCCAGCCCCGGGAGCAGGCCGTGCTGGAGACGGTGCCGCCTGCGCCTGCCGAGGAGCCCAACAGCACCGACAGCGCCAAGGCTCCCAAAGTGAACTGCGAGGAGAGGAACACGACTGGCGCGGAGCGCCTGACGCTGCAGATCCTGAACGTGTCGCAG GACCTGATGGAGTTCCTAAACCCAAACAGCAGTGACTGCACGTTGGTCTTGTTCTACACACCATGGTGCCGCTTTTCTGCCAGCCTGGCAcctcattttaattctttaccTCGAGCGTTTCCAACTCTTCGCTTCCTGGCACTGGATGCATCTCAGCACAGCAG TTTATCAACGAGATTTGGAACTGTGGCTGTACCCAATATCCTCCTTTTCCAAGGTGCAAAGCCTATGGCTAGATTTAATCATACAGACAGGACACTGGAAACACTGaaagacttcatttttaatcaaacaG GTATAGAAGCTAAAAGCGATGTGGTTGTGACCAAGGAGGACTGGGAAGGGCCCCTGCCCAGTGTTCTGACAAAGGGCATAGACTGGCTGCTCCTGTTCTCACTGCTCTTCCTGGCCAGCTTTGTCCTGTACGCCACCGTGCGCACGGAGAGCATTCGGTGGCTGATCCCAGGACAAGAACACGAACATCAGGAATAA